Proteins from a genomic interval of Tenacibaculum sp. SZ-18:
- a CDS encoding metal-dependent transcriptional regulator, with the protein MFSQSEENYIKTIYHLALDSDKGISTNAIAKQLDTKASSVTDMIKKLSDKEVVVYKKYQGVNLTRFGKRVATGIIRKHRLWEVFLVEKLNFSWDEVHEVAEQLEHIKSPKLINELDIFLGYPKHDPHGDPIPDEEGNMQQIEKNLLSALPKGTVGVCVGVNDSSSDFLKFLDKQGIGLGVEITIIDIEPFDGSLTIEINNKPLSISNKIASNLYIKKI; encoded by the coding sequence ATGTTTTCACAATCTGAGGAGAATTATATAAAAACCATTTACCATTTGGCGCTAGATTCCGATAAAGGAATTAGCACAAATGCTATTGCTAAACAATTAGATACAAAAGCATCTTCGGTTACAGATATGATTAAAAAACTATCTGATAAAGAAGTAGTGGTATATAAAAAGTATCAAGGTGTAAATCTAACCCGTTTTGGTAAAAGAGTTGCAACAGGAATTATTAGAAAACATAGATTGTGGGAAGTTTTTTTAGTAGAAAAATTAAATTTTTCTTGGGATGAAGTTCATGAAGTAGCTGAACAGTTAGAGCACATAAAATCACCTAAACTTATTAATGAATTAGATATTTTTTTAGGATACCCTAAACATGATCCACATGGAGATCCGATTCCAGATGAGGAAGGAAATATGCAGCAGATAGAGAAGAATCTTTTATCCGCATTACCTAAAGGAACAGTTGGAGTTTGTGTTGGAGTGAATGATAGTTCGTCTGATTTTTTAAAATTCTTGGATAAGCAAGGAATTGGTTTAGGAGTTGAAATTACTATAATAGATATCGAACCTTTTGATGGCTCTTTAACTATAGAAATTAATAACAAACCGCTGTCTATTTCAAATAAAATAGCTAGCAACTTATACATTAAAAAGATATGA
- a CDS encoding TonB-dependent receptor, translated as MKSFLQTVFLFVTLMSYGQTIKGKVTFKKEPQEFVSVYTKDKSQGTITNDKGEYTLTLNQPKATIVFQSVGFKLIEKEISFNGSETKTLDITLQEDLLGLDQVVVSATRSYLNRKVAPVIVTVTDAKLLEATQSVSLSEGLNFQPGLRMETNCQNCGFSQVRINGLDGAYSQILVDSRPIFSALNGIYGLDQIPANIIQRIEVVRGGGSALYGANAIAGTINIITKDPIDNTFQVGQNVSLIKGETLDVATTINGTVVNDEASAGLTYFGMYRNRNPYDYDGDSFTELTKLETQTFGFKGYIKPSDNTRLTAEFNSISEFRRGGNKLGLQPFESEVAEQIDSDVLTGGLTFESSVNEGKQHFSAYVSTSRSKNKNYYGGGEDLVAQNGEVLGFGNSRDETWVLGSQYAHKLSDFLGGKGNFTGGIEFKYDKMKDEKPGFNAFVNQTLRTYGLYAQQEWTINKQWKVLGGLRADIHNLTDESVIFNPRLNVMYFANENSRFRASYAKGFRAPQVFTEDLHAQIAAGEVLTVRVDRSNLVSETSHSFTGSFDWNKSLTEGEVSFTLEAFYTKIVNPFILEQLNNLIWEKRNGDNAHVKGINIETKYAPNEKWILQAGATIQEGKFDKPVQWSDDPNISLENADNFFKSPNFYGNFIATYAPNKKFQNNLSAVYTGSMYVPHLAGFIAEDRLEKTTDFLELNIKSSYDFSLDKHKHSTLRISGGIQNIFDSYQQDFDQGADRDANYIYGPSRPRTFFVGLKFINN; from the coding sequence ATGAAATCTTTCTTACAGACAGTATTTTTATTCGTAACACTTATGAGTTACGGACAAACTATAAAAGGAAAAGTTACTTTTAAAAAAGAACCACAGGAATTTGTATCGGTATATACTAAAGACAAATCACAAGGAACCATAACAAATGATAAAGGTGAGTACACCTTAACCTTAAATCAACCAAAAGCTACAATCGTATTTCAGAGTGTTGGATTTAAGTTGATCGAAAAGGAAATTAGTTTCAACGGTTCAGAAACCAAAACACTTGATATCACACTACAAGAAGATCTTTTAGGGCTAGACCAAGTTGTTGTAAGTGCAACACGATCATATTTAAATAGAAAAGTGGCTCCAGTAATTGTAACTGTTACTGACGCGAAACTATTAGAAGCAACTCAGTCTGTTAGTTTATCTGAAGGATTAAACTTCCAGCCAGGACTGCGTATGGAAACTAATTGTCAGAATTGTGGTTTCTCTCAAGTACGAATTAATGGATTAGACGGAGCCTACTCTCAAATATTAGTAGATAGTAGACCAATTTTTAGTGCTTTAAACGGAATATATGGTTTAGATCAAATTCCTGCGAATATTATTCAAAGAATTGAAGTAGTTCGTGGTGGAGGATCTGCTTTATATGGTGCAAATGCTATTGCTGGAACCATTAACATTATTACTAAAGATCCGATCGACAATACATTTCAAGTAGGACAAAATGTTTCTTTAATTAAAGGAGAAACATTAGATGTTGCCACAACTATTAATGGAACCGTTGTAAATGATGAAGCATCTGCAGGACTAACTTATTTTGGAATGTATAGAAATAGAAATCCGTATGATTACGATGGAGATTCTTTCACTGAATTAACAAAATTAGAAACGCAAACCTTCGGATTTAAAGGATATATAAAGCCTTCGGATAATACAAGATTAACAGCAGAATTCAATTCTATTAGTGAATTTAGAAGAGGAGGAAATAAATTAGGTTTACAACCCTTTGAAAGTGAAGTTGCCGAACAAATCGATTCTGATGTATTGACTGGTGGACTTACGTTTGAATCTTCTGTTAATGAAGGAAAACAACATTTCTCTGCCTATGTTTCTACCTCTCGCTCAAAAAATAAAAACTACTACGGAGGTGGTGAAGATTTAGTTGCTCAAAATGGTGAAGTATTAGGATTTGGTAATTCTAGAGATGAAACTTGGGTTTTAGGTTCTCAATATGCTCATAAATTATCTGATTTCTTAGGTGGAAAAGGAAATTTCACTGGAGGAATTGAGTTTAAGTATGATAAAATGAAAGATGAAAAACCTGGTTTTAATGCTTTTGTAAATCAAACTTTAAGAACTTATGGACTTTATGCTCAGCAAGAATGGACTATTAATAAACAATGGAAAGTTTTAGGAGGTTTACGTGCAGATATTCATAACTTAACTGATGAAAGTGTGATTTTTAATCCGCGTTTAAATGTAATGTACTTTGCCAATGAAAATTCTCGATTTAGAGCTTCATATGCAAAAGGATTTAGAGCTCCACAAGTATTCACAGAAGATTTACATGCGCAAATTGCAGCTGGAGAGGTATTAACTGTTCGCGTTGATCGATCTAATTTAGTTTCAGAAACATCTCATAGTTTTACAGGATCTTTCGATTGGAATAAAAGTTTAACTGAAGGTGAAGTTTCATTCACTTTAGAGGCTTTCTATACTAAAATTGTAAATCCTTTTATCCTTGAACAATTAAATAATTTGATTTGGGAAAAGAGAAATGGAGATAACGCCCATGTAAAAGGAATTAACATCGAAACAAAATATGCTCCAAATGAAAAATGGATATTACAAGCAGGAGCAACCATTCAAGAAGGGAAATTTGACAAACCAGTACAATGGTCTGACGATCCTAATATTTCATTAGAAAACGCAGATAACTTTTTCAAATCTCCTAACTTTTATGGAAACTTTATTGCCACCTATGCTCCAAATAAAAAGTTTCAAAACAATCTATCTGCTGTTTATACTGGAAGTATGTACGTTCCACATTTAGCTGGATTCATAGCTGAGGATCGATTAGAAAAAACAACTGACTTTCTAGAATTAAATATAAAATCATCTTATGATTTTTCACTTGATAAGCACAAACACTCCACTTTAAGAATAAGTGGTGGTATTCAAAATATTTTTGACAGCTACCAACAAGATTTCGATCAAGGTGCAGATAGAGATGCAAACTATATTTATGGACCTTCAAGACCTAGAACTTTCTTTGTTGGTTTGAAGTTTATAAATAATTAA
- a CDS encoding TonB-dependent receptor has protein sequence MKKILFIAFLSLSQFVFAQDKGTIKGVVTDKEMNNEPLPFANVFIKGTSIGGNTDMDGTYTIPVSPGKYTLVFSFVGYQTIEKEVVVTAGQTITVNQVMGASGGEKLEEIQINATVSKEKESALLLEQKKATVIKESIGAVELAKKGVSNAATATTKISGVTKSDASGDIYIRGLGDRYLSTRMNGLPIPSDNVDKKNINLNLFSTQVIQNVGISKTYVTSRYADEASGNVNVVSKEYSKDMFSINVSGGTNTNLLNLDGDFRKTIISDDITFGFHEKKFALVDQITQQGWDTKTNDGKPFNFSGSISAGKKFKLLGKDFRIFATASHSESSNYRDEIFRSFRSNIEDNGFSTLEPDLPQTIANGVDPERRDVERFIHNINTTGYINVKTRLNDNNKLRYNTLFVNKGQEVLYEAGRKGFGYVFDQDPQEFGAFVRDQNYRQTTMFVNQLLGEHKWNETNTLNWGAGYNFVLAEEPNRIRNEVNILDFANSPLIEFSAVGDFQQRKSGQKIEDTEYNGFISNSWKLGAANEDDDKPFKLNYGLNYRKRERSFRSQFIGVRARGVQAPSIDELSGTFTTSGFNNNLTLRVGEVDRFVADLQIIAGYVNFDFDFDNNLSGNLGLSYEYDEMTALWDITNYISPNGTPRVGSLEKTYGSLYPSVNLKYEINERNFLRFASSITQTLPEFKEVSPFEYVTPTGRVIKGNPNVEKSDVYNIDLKWEFFPSRGELISATAFYKQIENPINLALTRGSSGNFQFANTGEQADVLGFEIEGRLDVLKNDDDQGILNITANATGMWFEQDLLENFQYNSKTTSGLQGASNYIFNGSITYNNRAENEFIATLVGNYSSDKIFALGGPEDFANSAVLFNEEIIEKGFVTLDMVLSKQITKGFTVKLIGRNLLNPDIDQTQLIVNQITGSETNEIVRRYNRGTQLSLGLSYNF, from the coding sequence ATGAAAAAAATTTTATTCATAGCTTTTTTAAGCTTAAGTCAGTTTGTTTTTGCTCAAGACAAAGGAACTATTAAGGGGGTAGTTACTGATAAAGAAATGAACAACGAGCCTTTACCTTTTGCTAATGTATTTATTAAGGGTACATCGATAGGAGGCAACACTGATATGGATGGTACATACACTATTCCAGTTTCTCCAGGTAAATATACATTAGTATTTAGTTTTGTTGGCTACCAAACAATTGAAAAAGAAGTTGTTGTTACTGCAGGACAAACAATCACTGTTAACCAAGTGATGGGTGCTAGTGGTGGTGAAAAGTTAGAAGAAATTCAAATTAACGCTACTGTAAGTAAAGAAAAAGAGAGTGCTCTTTTACTAGAACAAAAGAAAGCTACGGTTATTAAGGAAAGTATTGGAGCTGTTGAATTAGCAAAAAAAGGTGTTAGTAATGCCGCTACAGCAACTACAAAAATATCAGGTGTTACCAAGAGTGATGCTTCAGGAGATATTTATATCCGAGGATTAGGTGATCGATATTTGTCTACTAGGATGAATGGGTTACCAATACCATCAGATAACGTGGATAAAAAGAATATTAATCTGAACTTATTCTCAACACAAGTTATACAAAATGTAGGAATTAGTAAAACTTATGTTACTTCTAGATATGCTGATGAAGCTTCAGGTAATGTAAATGTTGTTTCTAAAGAATATTCCAAAGACATGTTCTCTATTAATGTAAGTGGTGGAACAAATACAAATCTTTTAAATTTAGATGGAGATTTTAGAAAAACTATTATTAGTGATGATATTACTTTTGGTTTCCATGAGAAAAAATTTGCTTTAGTGGATCAAATTACTCAACAAGGATGGGACACTAAAACAAATGATGGTAAACCTTTTAATTTTAGCGGTTCTATTTCTGCAGGAAAAAAATTCAAACTTTTGGGTAAAGACTTCAGAATATTTGCTACGGCTTCTCATTCAGAATCAAGTAACTATAGAGATGAAATCTTTAGATCTTTTAGATCAAATATTGAAGATAATGGATTCTCTACTCTTGAACCGGACTTACCACAAACTATTGCAAATGGAGTAGATCCTGAAAGAAGAGACGTTGAAAGATTTATTCATAATATCAATACGACTGGATATATTAACGTAAAAACACGCTTAAACGATAACAACAAATTAAGATATAACACTTTATTTGTTAATAAAGGACAAGAAGTTTTATACGAAGCAGGTAGAAAAGGATTTGGTTATGTATTCGATCAAGATCCACAAGAATTTGGAGCTTTTGTAAGAGATCAAAACTACAGACAAACAACAATGTTTGTAAATCAATTACTAGGTGAGCACAAATGGAATGAAACCAATACATTAAACTGGGGAGCTGGTTACAACTTCGTATTAGCTGAAGAACCAAACAGAATTAGAAATGAAGTAAATATCTTAGATTTTGCTAATAGCCCATTAATTGAGTTTTCTGCAGTAGGAGATTTCCAACAAAGAAAATCAGGACAAAAAATTGAAGATACTGAATACAATGGTTTCATTAGCAACTCATGGAAATTAGGAGCAGCTAATGAAGATGATGACAAACCATTTAAATTAAATTATGGTTTAAATTACAGAAAGAGAGAAAGAAGTTTTAGATCTCAATTCATTGGGGTTAGAGCCAGAGGAGTTCAAGCACCATCAATAGATGAATTATCAGGAACATTTACTACTTCTGGTTTTAATAACAATTTGACTTTAAGAGTAGGAGAAGTTGATCGTTTTGTTGCTGACTTACAAATTATTGCTGGTTATGTGAACTTTGACTTTGACTTTGATAATAATCTTTCCGGTAATTTAGGGTTAAGTTATGAATATGATGAAATGACAGCTTTATGGGATATTACTAACTACATTAGTCCAAATGGGACACCGAGAGTTGGTAGTTTAGAAAAGACGTATGGTAGTCTTTACCCAAGTGTTAACTTGAAGTATGAAATTAACGAAAGAAACTTCTTACGTTTTGCCTCGAGTATAACTCAAACTTTACCTGAATTCAAAGAGGTCTCTCCTTTCGAATATGTAACACCAACTGGTCGTGTTATCAAAGGGAATCCAAATGTTGAAAAATCTGATGTGTATAACATCGATTTAAAATGGGAATTTTTCCCTAGTAGAGGAGAATTAATATCCGCAACTGCATTCTACAAGCAAATTGAAAATCCAATAAACTTAGCATTAACTAGAGGTTCTTCTGGTAATTTCCAGTTCGCCAATACTGGTGAACAAGCAGATGTATTAGGTTTTGAAATTGAAGGTAGACTAGATGTACTTAAGAATGACGATGATCAAGGAATTTTAAACATAACTGCTAATGCTACAGGAATGTGGTTTGAACAAGATTTATTAGAAAACTTCCAATATAATAGCAAAACCACTTCTGGATTACAAGGTGCTTCTAACTATATTTTTAACGGTTCTATTACTTATAATAACAGAGCTGAAAATGAGTTTATCGCTACTTTAGTTGGAAACTATTCATCTGATAAAATATTTGCTTTAGGCGGCCCTGAAGATTTCGCTAACAGTGCTGTATTATTCAACGAAGAAATTATAGAAAAAGGTTTTGTTACTCTTGATATGGTATTGAGTAAGCAAATCACGAAAGGATTTACTGTAAAGTTAATTGGAAGAAACTTGTTAAATCCAGATATAGATCAAACACAGTTAATCGTAAATCAAATTACTGGTTCTGAAACAAATGAGATTGTGAGAAGATATAATAGAGGTACCCAATTAAGTCTTGGTTTATCGTATAACTTTTAA
- a CDS encoding toxin-antitoxin system YwqK family antitoxin, translating to MHKSKIKVKFVMRMLLNKMIKDMKKVMILACGLLFAVAQGQEIKPKYQKEGDLIKVTHFHDNGTVKEQGYYKDKLLHGVWNRFDEKGNKTVMAHYNRGKKVGKWFIWTKDELKEINYQNNTIASVQSWKESNKIAIK from the coding sequence TTGCATAAAAGTAAAATAAAAGTTAAGTTTGTAATGAGAATGTTATTGAATAAAATGATTAAAGATATGAAGAAAGTAATGATTTTAGCTTGCGGACTACTATTCGCAGTAGCTCAAGGACAAGAAATAAAGCCAAAGTATCAAAAAGAAGGTGACTTAATTAAGGTAACTCATTTTCATGATAATGGAACTGTTAAGGAGCAAGGTTATTACAAAGATAAACTCCTTCATGGTGTTTGGAATCGTTTTGATGAGAAAGGAAACAAAACTGTAATGGCGCATTACAATCGAGGAAAGAAAGTAGGAAAATGGTTCATCTGGACAAAAGATGAATTGAAGGAAATAAATTATCAAAACAATACCATTGCTAGTGTTCAATCTTGGAAGGAAAGTAACAAAATAGCAATAAAGTAA
- a CDS encoding dodecin family protein, with protein sequence MAVMKVIEVLANSDKSWEDATKKGIKQASKSVKNIRSAFVQSQSVVVNNDEVAEFRVNLKITFEVK encoded by the coding sequence ATGGCTGTAATGAAAGTTATTGAGGTCCTAGCAAACTCTGACAAAAGCTGGGAAGACGCAACTAAAAAAGGAATTAAACAAGCTTCAAAATCCGTTAAAAATATAAGATCGGCATTTGTACAATCGCAAAGTGTTGTTGTTAACAATGATGAAGTTGCCGAATTTAGAGTTAACTTAAAAATCACTTTTGAAGTAAAATAA
- a CDS encoding mechanosensitive ion channel family protein yields the protein MEDYISQITDLLVTYAPKVIGALLLLIIGLWVVNVISKAISKIMKKRSIDTSLRGFLINLINWTLKIFLFVTVAGQLGVETTSFAAIIAAAGLAIGMALQGSLSNFAGGALIMIFRPFKIGDYIEAQGEQGVVKEIQIFTTKLNTVDNKEIILPNGALSNGNIINYSSEEKRRVDITFGVSYDADIKETKDVLFGVINNTPYTLNDPATQVLLGELAESSVNFITRTWVRSTDYWDAYFHIMENTKIELDKAGIEIPYPHSVEIQKES from the coding sequence ATGGAAGATTACATTTCTCAAATTACAGACCTATTGGTCACTTATGCACCTAAAGTAATAGGAGCATTATTATTACTAATTATTGGTTTATGGGTGGTTAACGTTATCTCTAAAGCTATTAGTAAAATAATGAAAAAAAGAAGTATCGACACTTCTTTAAGAGGTTTTTTAATAAACCTTATAAATTGGACATTAAAGATATTTTTATTTGTAACGGTTGCTGGGCAATTAGGCGTTGAAACAACATCTTTCGCTGCTATTATAGCTGCTGCAGGTTTAGCCATTGGTATGGCTTTACAAGGCTCTCTATCAAATTTTGCTGGAGGTGCCTTAATTATGATTTTTAGACCTTTTAAAATAGGGGATTACATTGAAGCTCAAGGTGAACAAGGTGTTGTAAAAGAAATTCAAATTTTTACAACCAAATTAAATACTGTAGATAACAAAGAAATAATATTACCTAACGGAGCATTATCTAATGGAAATATTATAAATTATTCATCTGAGGAAAAACGAAGAGTTGATATTACCTTTGGTGTTTCTTACGATGCAGATATTAAAGAAACTAAGGATGTTTTATTTGGGGTTATCAACAACACTCCATACACTTTAAACGACCCTGCTACTCAAGTTTTATTAGGAGAGTTGGCTGAAAGTTCGGTTAACTTTATTACTAGAACTTGGGTAAGGTCAACTGATTATTGGGATGCCTATTTCCACATTATGGAAAACACCAAAATCGAATTAGATAAAGCTGGAATTGAAATTCCTTATCCTCATTCTGTGGAAATTCAAAAAGAAAGTTAA
- the tsaB gene encoding tRNA (adenosine(37)-N6)-threonylcarbamoyltransferase complex dimerization subunit type 1 TsaB codes for MALILNIETSTKNCSVSIAKDGNLVHFKEINDGNYSHAEKLHPFILDVLSEANVERNSLDAIAVSKGPGSYTGLRIGVSAAKGLCFSLDIPLISVDTLLSLAHSISVEDGVIIPMIDARRMEVYSAIYDSNYEQFREIKAEVIEETSFSSFNEQKVFFLGDGVSKCKEVLNSSNFTFVEGKFPSAIEMAKLSYDKYKKNDIEDVAYFEPFYLKDFIVTPQKKKV; via the coding sequence TTGGCACTTATACTTAACATTGAAACTTCAACTAAGAATTGTTCAGTCTCTATAGCTAAAGATGGTAATTTAGTTCATTTTAAAGAGATAAATGATGGTAATTATTCTCACGCAGAAAAATTACATCCGTTTATATTGGATGTTTTGTCAGAAGCCAATGTAGAACGTAATTCTTTAGATGCCATTGCTGTTAGTAAAGGTCCTGGTTCTTATACCGGATTGAGAATAGGAGTTTCTGCTGCTAAGGGACTCTGTTTCTCTTTGGATATTCCTTTAATTTCCGTAGACACTTTATTGTCACTCGCTCATTCTATAAGTGTTGAAGATGGGGTTATTATTCCCATGATAGATGCAAGGCGAATGGAAGTGTATTCAGCTATTTATGATAGCAACTATGAGCAATTTCGTGAAATAAAGGCAGAAGTAATTGAAGAAACATCTTTTAGTTCATTTAACGAGCAAAAAGTGTTTTTCTTAGGCGATGGAGTAAGTAAGTGTAAAGAAGTGTTGAATAGCTCTAATTTCACGTTTGTTGAAGGTAAATTTCCTTCGGCAATTGAAATGGCTAAACTAAGCTATGATAAATACAAAAAAAACGACATAGAAGATGTCGCTTATTTTGAGCCTTTTTATTTAAAAGACTTTATTGTTACTCCACAAAAGAAGAAAGTTTAA
- a CDS encoding serine hydrolase domain-containing protein produces the protein MKKVLMFFFVSVGLIAQNINKEKLDNYFLQLQKNNKILGSSAVLKDGNIVYQKAIGFADVVVKKTNTVHTKFRVGSISKTFTTVLIFKAIENGKLTLETSLDNFFPTVQNSSSITIKNLLNHSSGIFNFTNSNDYVKYYTSAKSREELLQIINKYESDFKPGSKHSYSNSNFVLLSFILEDVFKSTYASILQKYIAKPLQLKNTYVGGKLDVVDNECKSYNYAFKNWNEMPETDMSIPLGAGAVVSTPSDLLTFIDALFNEKLITKHHVDLMTTIENDYGLGIFKYPFGKQYGFGHGGGIDGFKSILMYFPEKKIGIATTTNGIGPDFQLNSLSLVLLRAANNIDFSIPDFKEIKVDVNILKSYEGVYASKNMPLKITIKEEESKLSAQATGQSAFQLTAKSKTQFTYSIAGIVLEFSPEKNEMILKQGGGLYTFTKQ, from the coding sequence ATGAAAAAAGTCCTTATGTTTTTCTTTGTTAGTGTTGGATTAATTGCTCAGAACATTAATAAAGAAAAACTAGATAATTATTTCTTACAATTACAGAAAAACAATAAAATTTTAGGAAGCTCTGCTGTTCTAAAAGATGGTAATATAGTTTATCAAAAAGCTATTGGTTTTGCCGATGTTGTTGTAAAAAAGACTAATACAGTTCATACTAAGTTTAGAGTTGGTTCAATTTCAAAAACATTTACAACTGTTTTAATTTTTAAAGCAATTGAAAACGGTAAACTAACTCTTGAAACATCTTTAGATAATTTCTTTCCAACAGTTCAAAACTCCTCTTCAATTACGATTAAGAATCTTTTAAATCACTCTAGTGGAATCTTTAATTTTACTAATAGTAATGATTATGTGAAGTATTATACTTCCGCTAAGTCACGCGAGGAGCTTCTTCAGATTATAAACAAGTACGAGAGTGATTTTAAACCTGGTTCTAAGCACTCTTACAGTAATTCTAATTTTGTGTTATTATCATTTATTCTTGAAGATGTATTTAAAAGCACCTATGCGTCAATTTTACAAAAGTATATTGCCAAGCCTTTACAATTGAAAAACACATATGTTGGTGGTAAATTAGATGTAGTAGATAATGAATGTAAATCATATAATTATGCTTTCAAGAATTGGAATGAAATGCCCGAAACAGATATGTCTATCCCTTTAGGTGCAGGAGCTGTAGTTTCTACACCAAGTGATTTATTAACTTTTATTGATGCGTTATTCAACGAAAAGTTAATTACAAAACATCATGTGGATTTAATGACTACAATTGAAAATGACTATGGCTTAGGGATTTTTAAATATCCATTTGGCAAACAATATGGGTTTGGTCATGGAGGAGGAATAGATGGTTTTAAATCAATTTTGATGTATTTTCCTGAGAAGAAAATCGGCATTGCCACAACAACAAACGGAATTGGTCCAGATTTTCAATTAAACTCATTGTCTTTAGTTTTGTTAAGAGCTGCGAATAATATCGATTTTTCCATCCCGGATTTCAAAGAAATAAAAGTTGATGTTAATATTTTAAAGTCTTACGAAGGAGTTTATGCTTCTAAAAACATGCCTTTAAAGATTACGATAAAAGAAGAAGAGAGTAAACTTTCCGCTCAAGCGACTGGACAGTCAGCTTTCCAATTAACTGCAAAATCCAAAACACAATTTACTTATTCAATTGCAGGAATTGTGTTGGAATTTAGTCCTGAAAAAAATGAAATGATATTGAAGCAAGGAGGCGGACTTTATACATTTACAAAACAATAA
- a CDS encoding TolC family protein, producing MKKTKLTLLTAVLIGTISSFGQKKWTLKEAVDHALTNNITIKQNKLSVEIAEKDVKSNKANFLPSLNASTGGNLSTGSTFDPVTQNRTPNTTLFGGSLGVAASYTVFNGFRNLNTYKQAKLGVESSKLDLSIIENDISLRVVNTYLNVLFAKENLEVAKVQAEISRKQIQQAQVQFEAGSIPKGDLLNIQSTAANDAQNVVTQENSLNIALLQLAQLIQVPYENFDVTVIEVGTPSAALLYSSSNEVYQKALTNRPEIEKAKLTIENAQLGVEIAKAGYYPTINTSLRADTNYRYFIDPSVPTGELFEQLDGNLGYSLGFSISVPIFNGFRNDANVERSKIQKIVSQTNLENEKLRLQQTIEQAFLDAKAAAKTYEAAGISLEAQREAFKNAEVSFNYGSMTQFDYDQVRNRLVNAESASIRAKYDYIFKTKVLKFYYGENIID from the coding sequence TTGAAAAAAACGAAACTAACACTACTGACGGCAGTACTAATTGGAACAATTTCTTCATTTGGTCAAAAAAAATGGACACTTAAAGAAGCGGTAGACCACGCTCTAACTAATAACATTACGATTAAACAAAATAAGTTAAGTGTTGAAATAGCTGAAAAGGATGTAAAAAGTAATAAGGCAAATTTCCTTCCATCTTTGAACGCTAGTACTGGAGGAAACTTATCTACCGGTTCAACTTTTGATCCTGTAACCCAAAACAGAACCCCTAATACAACACTTTTTGGTGGGTCATTAGGAGTAGCGGCTTCTTACACCGTTTTCAATGGATTTAGAAACCTAAACACATACAAGCAGGCTAAGCTAGGGGTGGAAAGTAGTAAACTTGATTTAAGTATAATAGAGAATGATATTTCTTTACGAGTTGTAAACACATATCTTAATGTTTTATTTGCAAAAGAAAATTTAGAAGTTGCTAAAGTACAAGCTGAGATAAGTAGGAAGCAAATACAACAGGCACAAGTGCAATTTGAAGCTGGTTCTATACCTAAAGGCGATCTATTAAACATACAATCTACAGCTGCGAATGATGCCCAAAATGTAGTTACTCAAGAGAATAGTTTAAATATCGCATTATTACAATTAGCTCAGTTAATTCAAGTACCTTACGAAAATTTTGATGTTACTGTAATAGAAGTTGGAACTCCATCTGCTGCTTTACTTTACAGTAGTTCTAATGAAGTATATCAAAAAGCATTAACAAATCGTCCAGAAATTGAGAAGGCAAAATTGACCATAGAAAATGCTCAGTTAGGTGTTGAAATTGCTAAAGCAGGATATTATCCAACAATCAATACTTCTTTAAGAGCAGATACCAATTATAGATATTTTATTGATCCATCAGTTCCTACAGGAGAATTATTTGAGCAGTTAGATGGAAATTTGGGTTATAGTTTAGGATTTAGTATTAGCGTTCCTATTTTTAATGGTTTTAGAAATGACGCTAACGTTGAGCGTTCTAAAATTCAAAAAATAGTGTCTCAAACTAACTTAGAGAATGAGAAGCTTCGCTTACAGCAAACCATCGAACAGGCTTTCTTAGATGCAAAAGCAGCAGCAAAAACCTATGAAGCGGCAGGGATATCTCTTGAAGCTCAACGAGAGGCGTTTAAAAATGCCGAAGTGAGTTTTAACTACGGTAGTATGACGCAGTTTGACTATGATCAAGTTCGAAATAGATTGGTAAATGCAGAGTCTGCTTCTATTAGAGCTAAATACGATTATATATTTAAAACCAAAGTATTAAAATTCTATTACGGAGAAAACATAATCGATTAA